TGAAAGCGCTCATAGTGTGCGCGGCCAAGGTCATTCAAGAACTTCACCGCCCAGGGGCGGGCATACCGTCTGTCTGCTTCCAGACGGTCATCGACCTGCATCACTTTGTTATCGGGCAGCGCGATGAGCTGTTTGGCTTTGCGCAGACGCACAAGGTCCGCATCATCCTGCACGCGTTCCAGACCGTAACGGTCGGCGACGATATTCTGACGCACCAGAATGGCATGCGACCCCAGCAGCGGCGCTGGGACGATCAGACGGCCGCGCCGGAAGGTCAGCTTCGGCTGAGGCAGCGCTGCGGCGGGACTCTCCTCGACAAGCTCGGTACGCTTCACGGCAAGCACCGGTGGGGCCGGCAGTTCTGAGGCCGCTCTCTCTTCGATTGCAGGCTTGCGAGCAGATTCGGTTTTCGCCGGAGTCAGCTTCGGGCGCTCGGCAGGGCCAACCGCCGGCTCGGCAGGCTGCGACTCTTCAGCATCCTCGGTCTGCGAAACATGCACCACCGGCGCCGGCGCCTCGGCCTTGGGAGGCAGGTGTGTGGTCTTTTCCGGCTCAGGGGCTTCAGTTTCCGCAGGTGGATGCTTCTGTTCCAGTGACTTTCGCTGCTGGGCTGCCTTCAGGAAATCTTCGGTTGTTGCCTTCTGTCCGTCATCTTTTGCCGGAGCTGCGGGCTTCGCTGAAGCAGCCGGAACAGAAGCCGTCGCCACAGGCTTGTGGACAGGTTTTGCAACCGGGGATGGAGACGGCGCGTCGTCGGCGACGACCTCGTGGTGGTCTCTCAGCCAGGCGTGGACACGTTCTGCCGCCGCCGCGGCAGCAGCGCGATTCCCAGCTTCGTCAACAGGAGAGTGGCCGGTGCGTGTCGCCGGAGCAACGGCCTTCGGTTTTGCGGTAGCGGATGCAGACGGACGGGTGGTCGAGCGTACTGCGGGCGATCCCGCAGCGGGCTTTTTTCCCGGCTTCTTACTCGTGGGCTGCGCCGGCAATTGACCGGCGACAGCAGCCACGAGTAAAAACACCCATCCAAGGCGACGCATACACACAACTAAGAAGCCCGCGTCAGGGGCCAGAGCACTTTTAACCCTACCCCCGTCTCGGTAACGCAAAAAGTAACCAGAAGGATTCTGTGTAGGAATCAGTAAACACCGCCGCGCGAAGAGTTCGCCTCCCCTGCCGTCTCCGCTACGATGAAGAAGCATGCGCATTAGAGCATTTTCCCTGTTTCTGGGTAACCCGAAAGTGACGTGCAGCGGCGTTTTCATTGCGGAAAACGCCCATAGATGCGGAAACCCTACTCTACACCTGCAGGGAAAATGCTCTACGATCTCCAGGGTCTCCTCCGCCACCTGTGCGAGCCTGTTGCTGGCTCTGACCGCCGGCCTCAGCGGCTGTGACAAGCCAATGACTCCGGAAGACGTCACCTACAAGAACACCGGTAATCTCTATATCGACCGCGTCCAGCCCATCCTGCAGACCCGCTGCTACCGCTGTCACGCCGGCCTGAACCACGAGAGCGGCCTTCGGGTCGACAGCCGCGCCTACATGCTGAAGGGCGGCAAACATGGCACGTCGCTGGTTCCCGGCGATCCGGAAAAGAGCCTCATGATCAAGCTGGTGCGGCACGAGGGGCCTAAGGACGATCCTATGCCCATGCCGAACCGTCGTGGCAAGCTTCCGGAACAGGAGATCCGTGATCTGGAGCGCTGGGTCAAAGAAGGCGCGTTGGAATAAAGCTCTTCCCAACGAAAAGGGCTCCGCAGGCAACGAAAAAGGGCTCCGCAGCGGGAGCCCCTCATCGAAGAAACATTGGATTGCGTCTATGCGTGAGAAACAGGCGCGTGTGGAACCGGCGCTGGCTCGGCCGCGCCTTCGGGCTTAGCCGGTGCAGCAGGCTTCTTCGGCTCGGCCTTCTTGGTCGGAGCCAGAATGGCGTGCAGCGTAGTGCCTTCCATGCGAGGCATAAACTCGACGGTGCCGTTCTCACCCACATCCTGGATCAAGCGGTGGATGATCTTGTAGCCAAGGTCGCGGTGTGCCATCTGGCGGCCCTTGAAGCGCAGGCTGGCCTTCACCTTATCGCCTTCCTGCAGGAAGCGGACGGCCTGGTTCTTCTTCGTCTGGTAGTCGTGCTCGTCCACCGTGACGGAGAACTTTACTTCCTTGATGGTGATGACCTTCTGCTTCTTCTTCGCGGCGCGGTCGCTCTTGTCCTTCTCGTAGAGGAACTTGCCGTAATCCTGAATACGGCACACCGGGGGAACGGCGTTGGGCGAAATCTCCACCAGGTCCAGTCCGCGTTCGCGTGCGATCTTGAGGGCATCGAATGGCTGCATGATGCCGACCTGCTCGCCATTCTCGTCAATCACACGCACCTCACGGGCGCGGATTCTTTCGTTGGTGCGGATGAAACTCTTTTGCGATCGCTTGTCGTTAAACGGTGGTGGAATAAGAAGCCTCCGGGATCTAAATCTGTGGGTCTAAAGTTTGACGCGCCTGGAGCGCCAAACGGCTCAGCACGCAGACGAAAGTATAGCAATTTCGCAGGGTCATTGGTTGGATTCCTCCATGCGGCACGCGGAAAGTCGCCTTCCCGCCCGAAACGGGCATGGCAGCCGATGAACCAACCAGCGGAAGGGGCTTCCGCATCCCATCTCCCATCAGTACAACGTTTTATGTTGCAATGTTGATTGCCCACTATAGGGCATGTTAGGAGTTCTGCCTGAATGAAACGCCGCATTTTGCTCGTCGATGACGAAATTGCCGTCCTCCTCACCTTAAAAGCAGTTCTGGAGATCTCGGGCTTCGACGTCGATACCGCCACCTCCGGCCTGGAGGGCCGCCACAAACTCCGCGCAAAACCGTACGACATGGTCATCACGGACATGCGGATGGAACATGAACAAGCCGGCCGCGATGTGGTCGGCTACGCCCGCGGACTGCCCAACCCTCCGGCAATTGCGCTGCTGACCGCCTTCCCCGTCGCCGACGATGACTGGCAAGAGATGGGCGCGGACAAGATGCTGGTCAAGCCCATGCAAACCAGGACCCTGCTGGAACAGATTGAGGCGCTTCTCGAGAAACATCTGGCACGTACGGGAGCCTCAGCCTCAACCCCGGCGAAAGCAGGCAAGAAGGCCGCAAAGAAGGTAGCCGCCAAGAAAGCGGGGAAAAAGGCTGCAAAGAAGGCGGTGAAACCCGTCGCTCCGGCAAAGAAGGCCGCGAAAAAGACAGCCGTAAAGAAGGCCGCCGCCAAAGCCGTGAAAAAGGCTGCCGGCAAAAAAGCTGCGAAAAAGCGCTAAACGTTACAGCCGGAAGAAACAGGAGGGGATTTTCCCCTCCTGTTTCTTTTCCATTTACTGCCACATCTCGCGGTAGTCGGCGGCATACTCCCGAAGCGATCGAGGTGTTTTCCCCGTCAGCCTCTCGAAGTCACGGGTTGGCTGTGAGAGCCTTCCGGTCCGCGTCACGCGAAACAGGCTGAGGATATAAGCGACATACTCTTCCGGAAGCCCCGCCTGCGACAGCGTTTTGGCGAACTCATCGTCTTCCATCGGTACATATCGCACCTCGCTTTGTATTGCCTGGCCCAGCACAGCGGCAGCGTCGTCATAGCGTAGAGCCTCCGGGCCGGTCAGCTGGAAGACTTTGCCGTTTATGTCTTCTCTCATCAACGCCGCTGCGGCGGCCGCGCCTACATCGCGGGCGTCGATGAATGGAGTCAACGCGTCACCCGCCGGTAGCGGCAAAATGCCGTTGTACTTGATCGGCTCTGCCCACCAGGTATGGAAGTTATCCATGAACCAGTTCGCGCGCACAATCACCCATCGCGCAGCTTTCTGCACCACCTCTTCCACGCGGCTCAATGGTTCCTGTTGCAAGATCACGCTTGCGGAGCTAAGCAGGACGATCTTGCACTCGCGCTGCATTGCGGCTTCCAGCATAGGAAGCATCACTTCATCCGCAGGCCCCACAG
This genomic window from Terriglobus albidus contains:
- a CDS encoding DUF5715 family protein, producing the protein MAAVAGQLPAQPTSKKPGKKPAAGSPAVRSTTRPSASATAKPKAVAPATRTGHSPVDEAGNRAAAAAAAERVHAWLRDHHEVVADDAPSPSPVAKPVHKPVATASVPAASAKPAAPAKDDGQKATTEDFLKAAQQRKSLEQKHPPAETEAPEPEKTTHLPPKAEAPAPVVHVSQTEDAEESQPAEPAVGPAERPKLTPAKTESARKPAIEERAASELPAPPVLAVKRTELVEESPAAALPQPKLTFRRGRLIVPAPLLGSHAILVRQNIVADRYGLERVQDDADLVRLRKAKQLIALPDNKVMQVDDRLEADRRYARPWAVKFLNDLGRAHYERFHGPLQVNSAVRTVEFQQRLLRTNGNAAPAEGDTASPHLTGQAVDLAKHGLSMTEIAWLRAYLLPLVQEGKIDVEEEFQQACFHISIYKNYMPEPKTKEKPSKSRLPKASLATALP
- a CDS encoding c-type cytochrome domain-containing protein, with protein sequence MLALTAGLSGCDKPMTPEDVTYKNTGNLYIDRVQPILQTRCYRCHAGLNHESGLRVDSRAYMLKGGKHGTSLVPGDPEKSLMIKLVRHEGPKDDPMPMPNRRGKLPEQEIRDLERWVKEGALE
- the infC gene encoding translation initiation factor IF-3; this translates as MPPPFNDKRSQKSFIRTNERIRAREVRVIDENGEQVGIMQPFDALKIARERGLDLVEISPNAVPPVCRIQDYGKFLYEKDKSDRAAKKKQKVITIKEVKFSVTVDEHDYQTKKNQAVRFLQEGDKVKASLRFKGRQMAHRDLGYKIIHRLIQDVGENGTVEFMPRMEGTTLHAILAPTKKAEPKKPAAPAKPEGAAEPAPVPHAPVSHA
- a CDS encoding response regulator encodes the protein MKRRILLVDDEIAVLLTLKAVLEISGFDVDTATSGLEGRHKLRAKPYDMVITDMRMEHEQAGRDVVGYARGLPNPPAIALLTAFPVADDDWQEMGADKMLVKPMQTRTLLEQIEALLEKHLARTGASASTPAKAGKKAAKKVAAKKAGKKAAKKAVKPVAPAKKAAKKTAVKKAAAKAVKKAAGKKAAKKR
- a CDS encoding NmrA family NAD(P)-binding protein codes for the protein MKTLVTGSTGKVGAAVVEALAIAGQEVRAASRSPENVAAIDGVEVVRFDYADPATFAESLKDVDRVFLMEPQPAVGPADEVMLPMLEAAMQRECKIVLLSSASVILQQEPLSRVEEVVQKAARWVIVRANWFMDNFHTWWAEPIKYNGILPLPAGDALTPFIDARDVGAAAAAALMREDINGKVFQLTGPEALRYDDAAAVLGQAIQSEVRYVPMEDDEFAKTLSQAGLPEEYVAYILSLFRVTRTGRLSQPTRDFERLTGKTPRSLREYAADYREMWQ